The following nucleotide sequence is from Pseudobutyrivibrio ruminis HUN009.
CGCGAGCTCCTGTAACAACATCGATACCGTTGAAAGGAATAAGCTTTTCAAGCATTTCTTTGTTTGCTGAACAAAGTGGTCCGTTCACTGCCATAAGCTTATCAAGTGCCTCAACGATTGTTACCTTCTTGCCCTTCTGTGCAAGATCAAGGGCAAGCTCGCAGCCTACAAGTCCACCACCGACAACGATAACATTGTCACCAGCTTCCTTCTGACCAAGGAGTACCTGCTCTGCTGAGTAAACCTTTTCATCATCGCCAAGAGAGAACATCTTTGGACGAGAACCTGTAGCCATGATAACAGCATCAAAACTCTTGTCGAGAATTTCCTTCTCTGTAGCCTTTGTATTAAGGTGAACCTCTACACCAAGACGAGTCATTTCATCCTCATACCACTTAGCAAGTGCGATGTCATCCTCTTTGAATGCTGGTGCACCACCTGGGATAAGGTTTCCACCAAGACGACCTGCTGCCTCGTAAAGAACAGGCTCATGTCCTCTTTCTGCAAGTACTCGTGCAGCCTCGCAGCCTGCTACACCACCACCTACAACAAGAACTCTCTTCTTCTTTACGATTGGATTGTATGTGTTAAGTCTTTCCTTACCAGCCTGTGGGTTAACTGCACAGTTGATAAGTGAGTATGTCTGGATACGTCCCATACAGCCTTCCTGACAGCTGATACATGGACGAATCTGGCTAAGCTTGTTTGTGCGAATCTTGTTTACGATATCTGGGTCTGCAAGTGTTGGACGACCAAGTGAAATCATGTCGCAGATATCATTGTTTAAGCAATCAAGTGCTGTATCTGGATTGTCAACACGACCTGCCATAATAACAGGGATGTTTACATGCTCCTTTGTAATCTTTGCAAATTCCTTGTAAGGAGCCTTTTCCATATACATTGGTGGGTGGTTCCACCACCATGCGTCGTATGTTCCAGCATCTACGTCAAGGGCATCATATCCATACTTCTCAAGAAGCTTTGCTGCCTCGATACCTTCCTCTATGTCACGGCCCTTCTCTTCGAATTCTTCTCCTGGAAGTGCGCCCTCTCTGAAGTCCTTAATCATAGACTTAAGAGAGAATCTCATTGCAACTGGGA
It contains:
- a CDS encoding FAD-dependent oxidoreductase, whose translation is MKYQGLFEPIKIGKLEIKNRYAMAPMGPLGLGDCEGGWNDRGIDYYTRRAQGGIGLIITGVTFSDTEVEKPSFPNTPNSTYNPVQFVRTSREMTERVHAYGSKIFLQMSGGFGRVTIPTNLGEFPPVSASAVPHRWLDKTCRPLTVEEIHGIVESFGKGAYNAKRAGFDGVEIHAVHEGYLIDQFAISFFNQRNDEYGGSLENRLRFAKEIREEIAKTCGWDFPVAMRFSLKSMIKDFREGALPGEEFEEKGRDIEEGIEAAKLLEKYGYDALDVDAGTYDAWWWNHPPMYMEKAPYKEFAKITKEHVNIPVIMAGRVDNPDTALDCLNNDICDMISLGRPTLADPDIVNKIRTNKLSQIRPCISCQEGCMGRIQTYSLINCAVNPQAGKERLNTYNPIVKKKRVLVVGGGVAGCEAARVLAERGHEPVLYEAAGRLGGNLIPGGAPAFKEDDIALAKWYEDEMTRLGVEVHLNTKATEKEILDKSFDAVIMATGSRPKMFSLGDDEKVYSAEQVLLGQKEAGDNVIVVGGGLVGCELALDLAQKGKKVTIVEALDKLMAVNGPLCSANKEMLEKLIPFNGIDVVTGARVTGFNNGVLSATVGEETKELNADSVVLCVGYASENTLYNQYKNELDEVYLLGDARQVSNIMYGIWDAFEVANHI